The following proteins are encoded in a genomic region of Nitratireductor sp. GISD-1A_MAKvit:
- a CDS encoding ABC transporter substrate-binding protein: MPDFKRKPLRMFGLGVATAALLAATPLHAADDKLVIVTSFPSDLTDVFKTAFMKENPSIAVEVVNKSTSSGVKYLIETAQNNQSDIFWASAPDAFEVLKGEDLLGSYSKEVDGIPADLNGYPINDPDGQYLGFALSGYGFMWNTRYMDAYELPAPKEWGDLEKPVYHGHVGLSSPSRSGTTHLTIETILQGEGWEEGWKTLKAISGNAKTITERSFGVPDGVNSGSFGIGIVIDFFGFSSKASGFPVEFHYPSVTALVPANIGVVANAPNEGPAQKFIDFLLSEKGQALLFDPKIMRLPVNENAYGEAPEGLPNPFDGSIETKVNFDSDVSKQRYNVVNSLFDVMITYRLDDLRNATAAVQAAETALAESGSDNAEANKLIDEAKALLYALPVTAEEASDPDFNAIFTVKRKKADTQVEGRQAEIEQKWDAMVVENYRKAAELAEQAKSLL; this comes from the coding sequence ATGCCTGACTTTAAACGCAAGCCGCTTCGCATGTTCGGACTTGGGGTTGCCACTGCGGCCCTCTTGGCGGCAACGCCGCTTCATGCGGCCGATGACAAGCTCGTCATCGTCACGTCTTTTCCCTCCGACCTGACGGATGTCTTCAAGACCGCCTTCATGAAGGAGAACCCTTCCATCGCCGTCGAGGTAGTGAACAAGAGCACGTCCTCGGGCGTAAAATATCTGATTGAGACGGCGCAGAACAATCAGTCGGACATTTTCTGGGCATCCGCGCCGGATGCCTTCGAAGTGCTGAAGGGCGAGGATCTTCTCGGCAGCTATTCCAAAGAAGTCGACGGCATCCCTGCCGATCTGAACGGCTATCCGATCAACGATCCGGACGGCCAGTATCTGGGCTTTGCGCTTTCCGGCTACGGCTTCATGTGGAACACGCGCTACATGGACGCCTATGAGCTTCCGGCACCGAAAGAATGGGGCGATCTGGAAAAGCCGGTCTATCATGGTCATGTGGGCCTCTCCTCGCCCTCACGCTCGGGCACGACGCATCTGACCATCGAGACCATTCTTCAGGGTGAAGGCTGGGAAGAAGGCTGGAAGACACTGAAAGCCATCTCCGGCAATGCGAAAACGATCACCGAGCGCAGCTTCGGCGTTCCGGACGGCGTCAACAGCGGTTCCTTCGGCATTGGTATCGTGATCGACTTCTTCGGCTTCTCGTCCAAGGCGTCGGGGTTCCCCGTCGAGTTCCACTATCCGAGCGTGACAGCACTCGTGCCTGCGAACATCGGAGTGGTCGCCAATGCACCCAATGAGGGCCCGGCGCAGAAATTCATCGACTTCCTTCTGTCGGAAAAGGGCCAGGCCCTGCTGTTTGACCCAAAGATCATGCGTCTGCCCGTCAACGAGAATGCCTACGGGGAAGCACCTGAGGGCCTGCCCAACCCGTTTGACGGGTCCATCGAGACGAAGGTCAATTTCGACAGTGACGTCTCAAAACAGCGCTACAATGTGGTGAATTCCCTGTTCGACGTGATGATCACCTACCGGCTCGACGATCTGCGCAACGCAACCGCTGCCGTGCAGGCCGCCGAAACCGCGCTCGCCGAATCCGGCTCCGACAATGCCGAGGCTAACAAACTGATCGACGAAGCAAAGGCACTGCTCTACGCCCTTCCGGTGACTGCAGAAGAAGCCTCCGATCCGGACTTCAATGCGATCTTCACCGTCAAGCGCAAGAAGGCCGACACCCAGGTCGAGGGTCGTCAGGCCGAGATCGAGCAGA